A window of Apium graveolens cultivar Ventura chromosome 8, ASM990537v1, whole genome shotgun sequence contains these coding sequences:
- the LOC141680302 gene encoding uncharacterized protein LOC141680302: MAYGTEALVPVEVGLESYRTETYNVETNSFGLRANVDLLEEEREAAHQRNMRYLLQAAQHYDSNVKKRSFGVGDLVLRELAASMSAKQGKLQPNWEGPYKIEKKIIQGTKAARSQKHLTNYKLETRSYNAQNKL; the protein is encoded by the exons ATGGCCTATGGAACCGAGGCCCTAGTTCCTGTCGAAGTGGGCTTGGAATCATACCGAACCGAGACCTACAATGTGGAAACTAATAGCTTCGGGCTGAGGGCGAACGTAGACTTATTGGAGGAGGAAAGGGAAGCCGCCCACCAAAGGAACATGAGGTACTTACTACAAGCGGCACAACACTATGACTCCAATGTGAAAAAAAGGTCTTTCGGAGTCGGAGACCTAGTCCTAAGGGAGTTGGCCGCATCTATGTCGGCCAAACAAGGAAAGCTTCAGCCTAACTGGGAAGGGCCCTATAAG ATAGAGAAAAAGATTATACAAGGCACAAAAGCGGCTAGAAGCCAAAAACACCTAACCAACTACAAGCTGGAAACTAGAAGCTATAATGCACAAAACAAACTATAA